ATAGTCTTGTTGGTGAATGTCCAGAATCACTTGCTAACATGACACAACTTGCTTTTCTGTAATATACACAACTTCTTCACTTGTTaattatgcattaattattgtgtcaaaaaaaaattatgcattaattatgtttatattttttgtgtaCTAAAAAATTGTTCTTATTGTTTTGTGCTGCATATTTCAGTGATTTGTCCTACAACAATCTTAGTGGACCAGTCCCAAGAATTTTGGCCAAATCATTCAGGTAATTAATTCTCTCTTTGAATGCATGTGTTTTTCTGAGAATTGTGTACTATGTAAAAGATTGTgagaattattttttgttatttcagCATTGTTGGTAATCCTCTTGTTTGTGCTACTGGAAATGAACCAAATTGTCATGGGATGACACTGATGCCAATTTCCATGAACTTAAACAATACTCAAGGTAAGATCTTTGAAATCAAAATTAAGGTTAATCATCTATGCagcaccgacacttcagattgaaaGTGTGTGTGGTGTCTAACACAGGcacgacactgacacgtgtagttacattcaatcacttctatttttttaaattattaattgtgTCTACTTGTCTGAGTAGTATCGTGTTTGGCATCGGTTTCGTTGTCTGTGTCAGTTTATCATATTCATAGTTAATTAGTCATGCATTGTGTCGCCGACGCATCATATTGAAGGTGTGTGCGGTGTTCAACAACAACACGACACTGACAAGTGTAGTTATATTCAATTACTTCTATTTCTCATATTATTATCAGTGCCTACGTGTACATATGAGTATCATGTCTGGTGGTCATGTctgtgtcggtgcttcatagtTAATCATGTGCCACCTTCCTATGTATAGTACTTTGATATATTCTGCATAGTTACTATTTTAATGCTGATTGCAACATCTTTGCTTCTCTAGATGCTTTACCATCAGGCAAACCAAAAAGTCATAAAATGGCTATAGTCTTTGGTTTGAGTCTTGGATGTCTCTGCTTGATAGTTGTTGGTTTTGGATTTGTTCTTTGGTGGAGACACAAGCATAATCAACAAGCATTCTTTGATGTCAAAGGTACTTTTCCATTACAATGATCATATGCAATATACTCCATCCGTTCTAAAATGAGTTTCCGTATAGTTTGTCTAATTTGTGACTTATTGTTAAATGTTTTAGATCGGCATCACGAAGAAGTTTACCTTGGAAACTTGAAGAGGTTTCCATTCAGAGAACTTCAGATTGCTACAAATAACTTCAGCAGCAAAAACTTAGTTGGAAAAGGTGGTTTTGGAAATGTCTACAAAGGAATTCTTTCAGATGGAACTGTTGTAGCTGTAAAGAGGCTTAAAGATGGAAATGCAGTTGGAGGAGAGATTCAATTTCAGACTGAAGTTGAAATGATTAGCTTAGCAGTGCATAGAAATCTCCTTAGACTTTATGGATTTTGCATGACATCTAATGAAAGGCTTTTAGTTTATCCTTACATGTGCAACGGAAGTGTTGCGTCTCGTTTGAAGGGTAAGTTCGTTTGCAAACTTTCTGTTGGAATACAAAATCCGGTTCGAAAGTAAGCAGATAAAATAAACGTACAAAAACACAATGATTGACAATGGAGTTCGGCCGATTGTCCTTATATCTCTACGACAGAGTCATTGTTGTAGTTTTTGTATTGTGCACTTAATTAGGGTTAAAAAGTCTTACAAATTCGAAGACCAATTTAGATATTTACTCTACTCGAACTTTCATATACAAATCCTagtcattataaactcacacacacaagtggAGGATTCGGGATTCGATCCCTGGTCATGGTgtccggcctaacaatttcaGCATTTTTTACCAGATGAGCTAGGACTTGTGAATTTATGTATCTGATTCTGATGTCAATGCTGTGATTTTTCAGGTAAACCAGTCTTGGATTGGGGAACAAGGAAGAACATTGCATTAGGAGCAGCAAGGGGACTACTCTACCTTCATGAACAATGTGATCCAAAGATAATTCATAGAGATGTGAAAGCTGCAAATATATTGCTTGATAACTATTGTGAAGCTGTTGTTGGAGATTTTGGTTTGGCAAAGCTTTTGGATCATCAAGATTCACATGTCACAACTGCAGTGAGAGGAACTGTAGGACATATTGCACCAGAATATCTTTCCACAGGACAATCCTCT
This genomic interval from Trifolium pratense cultivar HEN17-A07 linkage group LG6, ARS_RC_1.1, whole genome shotgun sequence contains the following:
- the LOC123888731 gene encoding protein NSP-INTERACTING KINASE 1-like, yielding MIKPREKTLLCFAFFFFWSSFSCSNALLSSKGVNFEVQALMGIKDSLVDPHGVLDNWDGDAVDPCSWTMVTCSNENLVIGLGTPSQSLSGTLSPSIGNLTNLQIVLLQNNNITGSIPSELGKLPKLQTLDLSNNFFSGDIPPSLGHLRSLQYLRLNNNSLVGECPESLANMTQLAFLDLSYNNLSGPVPRILAKSFSIVGNPLVCATGNEPNCHGMTLMPISMNLNNTQDALPSGKPKSHKMAIVFGLSLGCLCLIVVGFGFVLWWRHKHNQQAFFDVKDRHHEEVYLGNLKRFPFRELQIATNNFSSKNLVGKGGFGNVYKGILSDGTVVAVKRLKDGNAVGGEIQFQTEVEMISLAVHRNLLRLYGFCMTSNERLLVYPYMCNGSVASRLKGKPVLDWGTRKNIALGAARGLLYLHEQCDPKIIHRDVKAANILLDNYCEAVVGDFGLAKLLDHQDSHVTTAVRGTVGHIAPEYLSTGQSSEKTDVFGFGILLLELITGQRALEFGKAANQKGAMLDWVKKIHQEKKLELLVDKDLKSNYDKIELEEMVQVALLCTQYLPSHRPKMSEVVRMLEGDGLAERWEASQRTDTSKFKHHEPSLSDRYSDLTDDSVLLVQAMELSGPR